From Pseudomonas fluorescens, one genomic window encodes:
- a CDS encoding FAD-dependent oxidoreductase: MLDISEYTQAVTAPISVPPAVLAVPVVAPVSVAAPRQPIVIIGSGYAGYGLAQALRKADPKVEIRVLTQESGHLYSKPALSIGLSQGKSAEALSGESPLAIEQRLNIRVYPHCTVQSIDSSARVLRTSFGDMAYGQLVIASGAQPIRLPIEGDGAMVSVNNLQDYHGFRQRLSGMRRVAILGDGLIGCEFANDLAHNGFEVDVIGLGRWPMERLLPAEAGQLLQAALCDLGVKWYLQNTVEAIESSGPGYRLKLAGGQTLEADLVLSAVGLRPDLSLAHSAGLAVGRGIQVNPQLQTSVPGIYALGDCIEIDGQLLPYLAPINQGIQALSKTLLGQPTAVAYPLMPVTVKTPAAPLCLLAPTGAGEWRCTPTPDGLSGGFYDAEGRLNGFVLLGRQAQTQRSALLQSCQNSQQAVA, from the coding sequence ATGCTCGATATCAGTGAATACACCCAGGCCGTGACGGCACCGATCAGCGTGCCGCCGGCAGTGCTCGCGGTGCCCGTGGTGGCACCGGTTAGCGTTGCTGCGCCACGCCAGCCGATCGTGATCATCGGCAGTGGTTACGCCGGTTACGGCTTGGCCCAGGCGTTGCGCAAGGCCGACCCTAAGGTCGAGATCCGCGTGCTGACCCAGGAATCCGGTCATCTGTATTCCAAGCCGGCGCTGTCGATCGGCTTGTCCCAGGGCAAAAGTGCCGAAGCGCTGTCCGGCGAGTCGCCCCTGGCGATTGAGCAGCGCCTGAACATCCGCGTCTATCCGCACTGCACCGTGCAATCCATTGACAGCTCGGCGCGGGTATTGCGCACCAGTTTCGGCGACATGGCGTACGGGCAACTGGTGATCGCCAGCGGCGCGCAACCGATCCGTCTGCCGATCGAGGGTGACGGGGCGATGGTCAGCGTCAACAACCTGCAGGATTACCACGGCTTCCGCCAGCGCCTGAGCGGCATGCGGCGCGTGGCGATCCTCGGTGATGGCCTGATCGGCTGCGAGTTTGCCAATGACCTGGCGCACAACGGTTTCGAGGTCGACGTGATCGGCCTCGGCCGCTGGCCCATGGAGCGGCTGTTGCCCGCCGAAGCAGGGCAGCTATTGCAAGCGGCGCTGTGCGATCTGGGGGTCAAGTGGTACCTGCAAAACACCGTCGAGGCCATCGAGTCGAGCGGGCCGGGCTACCGGCTGAAACTCGCTGGCGGCCAGACCCTCGAGGCTGACCTGGTGTTGTCGGCGGTCGGCCTGCGCCCGGACCTGAGCCTGGCACACAGTGCGGGACTGGCGGTGGGGCGCGGCATTCAAGTCAACCCGCAGTTGCAGACCTCGGTACCGGGCATTTATGCGCTGGGCGATTGCATCGAGATCGACGGCCAGTTGCTGCCGTATCTGGCGCCGATCAACCAGGGTATCCAGGCACTCAGCAAGACCCTGCTTGGACAACCGACCGCCGTCGCTTACCCGCTGATGCCAGTCACCGTGAAAACTCCGGCCGCACCCCTGTGTCTGCTGGCTCCGACGGGAGCCGGGGAGTGGCGTTGCACGCCAACCCCGGACGGCTTGAGCGGCGGTTTTTACGACGCCGAAGGCCGACTCAACGGCTTTGTGCTGTTGGGTCGCCAGGCACAAACACAGCGCAGCGCATTGCTGCAGTCCTGTCAGAACTCTCAGCAGGCGGTCGCCTGA
- a CDS encoding NAD(P)/FAD-dependent oxidoreductase, whose product MNTSIKLPYDDNSCGWYAALPEQPAVKRLAGEQRADYAVIGAGFAGLAAARRLAEHHPQARIILVDAQRVAHGASGRNSGFVIDLPHKFALEHPDPAHKQRLLSLNRAAIAQLQGLVQSRGIECQWSHAGKYQGAVGARGLAYLDHFERLMSDLGEPFRRADSAELAKVLGTQHYSGAIYTPGCYLMQPAALVTGLARTLPDNVELLEESPIQRLERDGRGGWILQGSNGLIRTPQLLLGTSIFTQEFGYLRNRLLPVMTFASWTRPLTDAELATYGGQLDWGLTPADHAGTTVRMTQDRRLIIRNTYKHVPKYGRSTSDGMRLKIRESHRKAFKARFPQLAEVPFSHTWGGVYAISRNFTNFFGELEPGVHASACDNGVGAAWGTISGTMLADQVVGAESSQLNDIRAVTGMPSLNPPEPFLGLGVRSRIHLAAWNSRSEL is encoded by the coding sequence ATGAACACTTCAATCAAGCTGCCTTACGACGATAACAGTTGCGGCTGGTACGCCGCGCTGCCTGAACAGCCGGCGGTCAAGCGCCTGGCTGGCGAGCAACGGGCGGATTACGCGGTGATCGGTGCGGGCTTCGCCGGTCTGGCGGCGGCCCGGCGCCTGGCCGAACATCATCCGCAGGCGCGGATTATCCTGGTGGACGCCCAGCGCGTCGCCCATGGAGCCTCCGGGCGCAACTCGGGTTTCGTCATCGACCTGCCGCACAAATTTGCCCTGGAACATCCGGACCCGGCGCACAAGCAACGCCTGCTGTCGCTCAACCGCGCGGCCATTGCCCAGTTGCAAGGGCTGGTGCAGAGCCGGGGCATCGAGTGTCAGTGGTCCCATGCCGGCAAGTATCAGGGCGCCGTCGGTGCCCGAGGGCTGGCCTATCTGGATCACTTCGAGCGCTTGATGAGCGACCTTGGCGAGCCGTTCCGCCGGGCTGATTCTGCCGAACTGGCCAAGGTCCTGGGCACGCAACATTACAGCGGTGCGATCTACACCCCGGGTTGCTACCTGATGCAGCCGGCGGCGTTGGTCACTGGCCTGGCGCGCACCCTGCCGGATAACGTCGAGCTGCTGGAGGAATCACCGATCCAGCGCCTGGAACGTGACGGTCGCGGCGGCTGGATCCTGCAGGGCAGCAACGGGCTGATCCGCACCCCGCAACTGCTGCTGGGCACCAGCATCTTCACCCAGGAGTTCGGTTACCTGCGCAACCGCCTGTTGCCGGTGATGACCTTCGCCAGCTGGACCCGTCCGCTGACCGATGCCGAACTGGCCACCTATGGCGGCCAGCTGGATTGGGGCCTGACCCCGGCGGACCATGCCGGGACCACGGTGCGCATGACCCAGGACCGCCGGCTGATCATCCGCAACACCTACAAGCACGTGCCCAAGTATGGGCGCAGCACCAGCGACGGCATGCGCCTGAAGATTCGCGAGTCCCATCGCAAGGCGTTCAAGGCGCGTTTCCCACAGTTGGCCGAGGTGCCGTTCAGCCACACCTGGGGTGGGGTCTATGCGATCTCGCGCAACTTCACCAACTTCTTCGGCGAGTTGGAGCCGGGGGTTCACGCCTCGGCTTGCGACAACGGCGTCGGCGCGGCGTGGGGCACGATCTCCGGGACGATGCTCGCAGACCAGGTGGTGGGCGCCGAGTCCTCACAGTTGAACGACATTCGTGCCGTGACCGGCATGCCGTCGCTCAACCCGCCGGAACCCTTCCTTGGCCTGGGTGTGCGTTCGCGCATTCACCTGGCGGCCTGGAACAGCCGGAGCGAGCTATGA
- a CDS encoding ethanolamine utilization protein EutQ produces the protein MTAGVKPSVRVLQVDHRDLDFSVRGGPPGGAFVARALSNEVSPNIGVGFARWEGAQVAWTVLYDEVIFVIEGCFELQVGAELFQVTPGQLLWIPEGTELVYGGHALFGYVVHPGNWKELHGLS, from the coding sequence ATGACTGCCGGCGTGAAACCCTCGGTGCGGGTGCTGCAAGTCGATCACCGCGACCTCGACTTCAGCGTGCGCGGTGGCCCACCCGGTGGCGCCTTCGTGGCCCGGGCCCTGAGCAATGAAGTCTCGCCGAATATCGGCGTCGGCTTTGCTCGCTGGGAGGGTGCCCAGGTGGCCTGGACGGTGCTTTATGACGAAGTGATTTTCGTCATTGAAGGCTGCTTCGAGCTGCAGGTCGGCGCCGAGCTGTTCCAGGTCACCCCGGGCCAGTTGCTGTGGATCCCCGAAGGCACCGAACTGGTATACGGCGGGCACGCCTTGTTCGGCTATGTCGTGCAC
- a CDS encoding LysR substrate-binding domain-containing protein, which produces MKIHPLPPLNSLVAFEAAARHLSFTLAAHELNVTQGAISRQVRLLEDYLGKVLFERTTRTIHLTPAAAAYYEIVRAALLQVAQATGEIRHWQGAEQVTVATSTAMASLWLLPKVSEFQRENEEIDLRIIAHDHVKDFSRLDCDLALYYCSTPPRDMQVTPLFSEEVFPVCSPQYLQKHPALNKPEDLAACTWLVLDDPQRDWLGWSEWFNSQGLKNVDPKRRININSYSMVIQSAMGGQGVALAWSRLVDDHLRSGALVRPLDAVLRTDAQFCLLEPLSRGGMRQSVKRFRSWLLNQLPVASGTP; this is translated from the coding sequence ATGAAAATCCACCCCTTACCGCCACTCAACAGTCTGGTCGCCTTCGAAGCCGCCGCGCGGCATTTGAGTTTTACCCTGGCCGCGCACGAATTGAACGTGACTCAGGGCGCTATCAGTCGCCAGGTGCGGCTGCTCGAAGACTACCTGGGCAAGGTGTTGTTCGAACGCACCACCCGCACCATCCACCTGACCCCGGCGGCCGCTGCCTACTACGAAATCGTCCGCGCCGCGCTGCTGCAAGTGGCCCAGGCCACCGGGGAAATTCGCCATTGGCAGGGCGCCGAACAGGTCACGGTGGCCACCAGCACGGCGATGGCCTCGTTGTGGTTGCTGCCGAAAGTCTCCGAGTTTCAGCGGGAGAATGAAGAGATCGATCTGCGGATCATTGCCCATGACCACGTCAAGGATTTCTCCCGCCTCGATTGCGACCTGGCGTTGTATTACTGCAGTACGCCACCCAGGGATATGCAGGTCACGCCGCTGTTTTCCGAGGAGGTGTTCCCGGTCTGCAGCCCACAATACCTGCAAAAACACCCCGCGTTGAACAAGCCCGAAGACCTCGCGGCCTGCACCTGGCTGGTGCTCGACGACCCGCAGCGTGACTGGCTGGGCTGGTCCGAATGGTTCAACAGCCAGGGGCTGAAAAATGTCGACCCCAAGCGCCGGATCAATATCAACAGTTACTCGATGGTGATCCAGTCGGCCATGGGGGGGCAGGGCGTGGCGCTGGCCTGGTCGAGACTGGTTGACGATCACCTGCGCAGTGGTGCCCTGGTACGTCCGCTCGACGCCGTGTTGCGCACTGACGCGCAGTTCTGCCTGCTGGAGCCGCTGTCCCGTGGCGGCATGCGCCAAAGCGTCAAGCGTTTTCGCAGCTGGTTGCTGAACCAACTGCCGGTTGCTTCCGGTACCCCATAA
- a CDS encoding aldehyde dehydrogenase family protein: MYPIASHWLNYIDGQWVDSTQRLTVNNPGTGEPLASIAQASVADAERALQAARRCADSGELTRARPAQRVTWLLRIAEEIRAVADEGAWVLCQENGKRLVDARDEFTEAARYFEYYAGMADKIEGTSIPLGNGYMDFTLYDPMGVSAQIVPWNFPVSICARSLAPALAAGNAVVIKSPELSPLGMCVLIRAIAKAGLPDGAVNLICGRGREVGSHLVRHRGVDQIVFTGSVPTGQTILRDAAEHAIPSVMELGGKSAAIAFADANLEQLLASVQSGIFFNAGQVCSAMSRLLVQREIYEQVVEAVVAMAEGLSVGLGQDNADLTPVVSAGQLAGIEALCRRAIEEGAVAVTGGEAFADRAGHFMRPTVFRDVTPDMCIAQEEVFGPVLAIMPFDTEEQAIAIANGTDFGLVAGVFTQDISRAMRCTRRLKSGQVFVNEWYAGGIETPFGGVGLSGFGREKGQEALYSYVRTKNVAIRVAGE; the protein is encoded by the coding sequence ATGTATCCGATAGCCTCCCACTGGCTCAACTACATCGACGGGCAATGGGTCGACAGCACCCAGCGCCTGACGGTCAACAATCCCGGCACCGGCGAGCCATTGGCGAGCATCGCCCAGGCTAGCGTGGCCGATGCCGAACGCGCATTGCAGGCGGCCCGACGCTGCGCCGACAGCGGCGAGTTGACCCGTGCCCGTCCCGCACAGCGGGTCACCTGGCTGCTGCGCATCGCCGAAGAAATTCGCGCGGTGGCGGATGAGGGCGCCTGGGTGTTGTGCCAGGAAAACGGCAAGCGCCTGGTCGACGCCAGAGACGAGTTCACCGAAGCGGCGCGCTACTTCGAGTACTACGCCGGCATGGCGGACAAGATCGAGGGCACCTCGATCCCGCTGGGCAACGGCTACATGGACTTCACCCTGTACGACCCGATGGGCGTTTCGGCGCAGATCGTGCCGTGGAACTTCCCGGTGTCGATCTGTGCCCGGTCCCTGGCGCCAGCGCTGGCGGCCGGTAACGCGGTGGTGATCAAGTCACCGGAACTGTCGCCACTGGGCATGTGCGTATTGATCCGCGCCATTGCCAAGGCCGGTCTGCCAGACGGTGCGGTGAACCTGATTTGTGGTCGTGGCCGCGAAGTCGGCTCGCACCTGGTCCGTCATCGCGGCGTCGACCAGATTGTCTTCACCGGCTCGGTGCCCACCGGCCAGACAATCCTGCGCGATGCCGCCGAGCATGCGATTCCCAGCGTGATGGAGCTGGGTGGCAAGTCGGCGGCGATCGCCTTCGCCGATGCCAATCTGGAGCAACTGCTGGCCAGCGTGCAGTCGGGGATTTTCTTCAATGCCGGCCAGGTCTGTTCGGCGATGTCGCGGCTGCTGGTGCAGCGCGAAATCTATGAGCAGGTGGTCGAGGCCGTGGTGGCCATGGCCGAAGGCCTCAGCGTGGGTCTGGGCCAGGACAACGCCGACCTGACGCCGGTGGTCAGCGCCGGGCAGCTGGCGGGCATCGAAGCCTTGTGCCGCCGGGCCATCGAAGAGGGCGCGGTAGCCGTCACCGGGGGCGAAGCCTTTGCCGACCGCGCCGGACATTTCATGCGCCCGACGGTGTTCCGCGACGTCACGCCCGACATGTGCATTGCCCAGGAAGAAGTGTTCGGCCCGGTGTTGGCAATCATGCCCTTCGACACTGAAGAACAGGCGATTGCCATCGCCAACGGCACCGATTTCGGCCTGGTGGCCGGGGTCTTCACCCAGGACATCAGCCGCGCCATGCGCTGCACCCGCCGCCTGAAATCCGGCCAGGTATTCGTCAACGAGTGGTACGCCGGCGGTATCGAAACGCCATTCGGCGGGGTCGGCTTGTCGGGCTTTGGTCGCGAGAAGGGCCAGGAAGCGCTGTACAGCTACGTGCGCACGAAAAACGTGGCGATTCGGGTCGCCGGGGAGTGA
- a CDS encoding aromatic ring-hydroxylating oxygenase subunit alpha — MTTLQQIPVQNLETVLNPIHEATGLSNEFYTDQRYFELERDQVLGKTWACVGFASDLAKAGSVKPIDFMGLPLLLMRNRENLVQVFHNVCSHRGMKLVEEAGEVQGVIRCPYHSWTYDLNGGLRGTPHVGGIDKHKDERFACEKHGLKAIRSAIWMDMVFINLSGEAQPLEEMLAPLTARWSQFLGEDGMSLLSRRPGHDATVLDINCNWKLAVENYCEAYHLPWVHPSLNSYSRLEDHYNIIVGEHFSGQGSYAYNLSDVAGTHLPKFPAWPLDRLRNAEYVAFFPNVLLGIQADHAFAMQLEPVSPGRTIEHLRLFYVGDEAASSEEFSACREAILESWKVVFAEDISSVEGMQKGRYSPGYKGGAFSPEMDIPTHFFHQWAARQLLATTESV; from the coding sequence ATGACCACCCTCCAACAGATTCCAGTGCAGAACCTCGAAACCGTGCTCAACCCGATCCATGAAGCGACCGGCCTGAGCAACGAGTTCTACACCGATCAACGTTACTTCGAACTCGAGCGCGATCAGGTCCTGGGCAAGACCTGGGCCTGCGTCGGTTTCGCCAGCGACCTGGCCAAGGCCGGCTCGGTCAAGCCCATCGACTTCATGGGCCTGCCGCTGCTGCTGATGCGCAACCGTGAAAACCTGGTGCAGGTGTTCCATAACGTTTGCAGCCACCGTGGCATGAAACTGGTGGAGGAGGCCGGTGAGGTGCAAGGGGTGATTCGCTGCCCTTACCACTCCTGGACCTACGATCTGAATGGCGGCCTGCGTGGCACGCCGCACGTCGGCGGCATCGACAAGCACAAGGACGAACGCTTCGCCTGTGAAAAACACGGCCTGAAGGCGATCCGCAGCGCGATCTGGATGGACATGGTGTTCATCAACCTGTCCGGCGAAGCCCAGCCGCTGGAAGAGATGCTTGCACCCCTGACCGCACGCTGGAGCCAGTTCCTCGGCGAAGACGGCATGAGCCTGCTGAGCCGTCGTCCAGGCCATGACGCCACGGTGCTGGACATCAACTGCAACTGGAAGCTGGCGGTGGAGAACTACTGCGAGGCCTACCACCTGCCGTGGGTCCACCCGAGCCTGAACTCCTACTCGCGCCTGGAAGACCACTACAACATCATCGTCGGCGAACACTTCTCGGGTCAGGGCAGCTACGCCTACAACCTGTCCGACGTCGCTGGGACGCACTTGCCGAAATTCCCGGCCTGGCCGCTGGACCGCCTGCGCAACGCCGAATACGTGGCGTTTTTCCCTAACGTGCTGCTCGGCATCCAGGCCGACCACGCCTTCGCCATGCAGCTTGAGCCGGTATCGCCGGGCCGCACTATCGAGCACCTGCGCCTGTTCTATGTCGGTGACGAAGCCGCCAGCAGCGAAGAGTTCAGCGCCTGCCGCGAAGCGATCCTGGAATCCTGGAAAGTGGTATTCGCCGAAGACATCAGCTCGGTCGAAGGCATGCAGAAAGGCCGTTATTCCCCTGGCTACAAGGGCGGCGCGTTCTCCCCGGAAATGGACATCCCGACGCACTTCTTCCACCAGTGGGCCGCACGCCAACTGCTGGCTACCACCGAGTCGGTCTGA